The Candidatus Dormiibacterota bacterium DNA segment CGTTCGTGTGACCGCCGCCGCCGAATCGGGACGCGAGGCGGTTGACGTCGAGGTCTCCCTTGCTCCTGAAGGAGAGCTTGGTCCTGTCTCCCTCCATCTCTTTGAAAAGCACGCCGACGCGCACGCCGTCGATCGACAGCAGATCGTTGACGACTTCCGAGGTGTCTTCCGTCTCGGCCCCGCAGCGGGTCACCTGCTCGCGCGTCAGCGAGATCCAGGCGAGCCGCCCCCTCTCTTCCTGGCGGAGATCGGCCATGGCGACCCCGCCCAGTCTCAGGAGCGCCGCGCTGTTCCGCTCGAAGACCTCCCCATAGACCAGGGGCGGGCTGACGCCGGCCGCCAGCATCTCGGCGGCCGCCTCGTGACAGCGGGGCGAGGTCTTCGAGAAGCGGAAGTAGCCGGTGTCGGTCACGAGGGACACGTAGGCCGCCTGCGCCGCGTTCCGGTCGACCCGGCCGCCCATCGCCTTGACGATCTGGAAGACCAGCTCGCCGGTCGCGCAGGACTCGGGATCGACGATGTTGACCTTCCAGAACGGCTCGACCAGGTTGTGATGGTCGATGCAGATCGTCACGGCGCGCGACGCGCGGATGGCCGGCTCCAGGGGACCCATGCGGGTGGTCGCGGAATTGTCGAGCATGAAGATCAGGTCGGCGCCGCGCAGGAACGGGTCGTGCTTCGACGCGTCGAACACCTCGACCGCACCCTCCGGGTCGAGGAACCGGTACTTCGCGGCGAGCGGCTCGGTGTTGATGACCCGCGCGTCGATCCCGAGCGTCCGGAGATGGCCGAGAAGGCAGATCTCCGCTCCGATGCCGTCGCCGTCGGGAGTCACATGGGTCGCGAGCGCGGCGGTCCGCGCGCCGTCCAGAAGCGGCTTCAGCCGCAGCGCCGCGTCCGCGATCATCTCCCTGTCCTTTTCGGTCATTCCGCGCCGTCCCTCTGCACCCGGACAGCACCGTCACGGTAGGCCCGCGACAGCTCCACGTAGGCCCTGGCGTTCGCGTGGATCCTCTCGATCTCCTCCGGACGCAGCGGCCGCACGACCTTCCCCGGGACGCCGAGAACGAGCGACCCTTCGGGGACCCTCGTCCCCTCCGGAACGATCGCCCCGGCGCCGATCAGGCAGTGCCGGCCGATGTGACACCCGCTCAGCACCACCGCCTTCATCGCGACCAGCACATCGTCCTCGACGACCGAGGCGTGCACGATCGCCCCGTGGCCGAGCGTCACACGCTCGCCGATCCGGGTCGGCCGGCCGCGGTCCACGTGCACCACGCAGGCGTCCTGGATATTGCTCTCGGCGCCGACGGCGATAGGCTCCATGTCGCCCCGCACCGTCGCGTTGAACCAGACCGAGGCGTTCCGGCCAAGGCTCACCTCCCCCACGAGAGCCGCGCCCGGCGCGATGTAGGCCGTGGGATCGATCGTCAGCTTCGTCGCCCGGTAATCCGTCATCGGCGCACCGTCGGCTCTTTGTCCGCGTGGGGAGCCCGCGAATATAGGCCGCGCCCTCCCCCAAGTCAAGGTGCGGATCCCGTTTACTCCGGGCAGGCCGAGGCTTCGTCGTGAGACGGCGCGGGCGCCGCGGACGGGGCACAGACACGGCCGGCGGCGACGGCGGCGACTCGGGGCGGCAGCGGGCCCCCCAGGAGCGAATCACGAACGATGCGGACCGGGTGGACGACCGGCAGCCCGGCGCCCTGCTCGATCTGGATCTTGCAGGTGCCGCAGCCGGTGGCGACGACACCGACGCCGGTCTCCTCGATGCTCTCGAAGAGCGGGCGGCCCATGTGCATCGACAGGGAGAAGTTCTTCTCCTTCATGCCGAAAGTCCCGGCGATGCCGCAGCAATGGTCCTGGACGATCGGCACGACCTCCACGCCCGGCACGAGGGACAGGAGACGCACGACCGCGTCCCCCAGGCCGCGCGCCTGCATGTGGCACGGGTTGTGGTAGGTGAGGCGGATCGGCACCGGCTTCAGACGGGCGCGCAGGCCGGGATCCGTCTCGAGGATCGACAGCGCGTATTCATGGATGTCGCGGATATGACGGGCCAGGACCTCCGACTGCGGCGTCCCCAGGAGCCGCGGGTAGTCCTCCACCAGCGCCAGGCCGCAGGACGGGGCGCTGTAGACGACTTCGTAGCCGCGTCGCGTCAGCTCGAGCAGCGCCGCGACGTTGCGTTCCGCCGAGGATCGCACGTCGTCCAGGTGGCCGTAGGTGATCGCCGCTATGCCGCAGCATTCCT contains these protein-coding regions:
- a CDS encoding bifunctional oligoribonuclease/PAP phosphatase NrnA, whose translation is MTEKDREMIADAALRLKPLLDGARTAALATHVTPDGDGIGAEICLLGHLRTLGIDARVINTEPLAAKYRFLDPEGAVEVFDASKHDPFLRGADLIFMLDNSATTRMGPLEPAIRASRAVTICIDHHNLVEPFWKVNIVDPESCATGELVFQIVKAMGGRVDRNAAQAAYVSLVTDTGYFRFSKTSPRCHEAAAEMLAAGVSPPLVYGEVFERNSAALLRLGGVAMADLRQEERGRLAWISLTREQVTRCGAETEDTSEVVNDLLSIDGVRVGVLFKEMEGDRTKLSFRSKGDLDVNRLASRFGGGGHTNAAGAIVEGGLEETIRRVLPSCRELLKQLA
- a CDS encoding gamma carbonic anhydrase family protein; protein product: MTDYRATKLTIDPTAYIAPGAALVGEVSLGRNASVWFNATVRGDMEPIAVGAESNIQDACVVHVDRGRPTRIGERVTLGHGAIVHASVVEDDVLVAMKAVVLSGCHIGRHCLIGAGAIVPEGTRVPEGSLVLGVPGKVVRPLRPEEIERIHANARAYVELSRAYRDGAVRVQRDGAE